The Balearica regulorum gibbericeps isolate bBalReg1 chromosome 30, bBalReg1.pri, whole genome shotgun sequence genome includes a window with the following:
- the FDX2 gene encoding ferredoxin-2, mitochondrial — MAASMAAASGGSVTRRLLRGAARGLSGGGGGGAAAEEPEGAVVNVVFVDRTGRHVPVRGRVGDNVLHLAQRHGLELEGACEASLACSTCHVYVSTPHLDRLPAPDEREEDLLDQAPQLQENSRLGCQIVLGPELEGAHFTLPRVTRNFYVDGHVPKPH, encoded by the exons ATGGCGGCCTCCATGGCGGCGGCGAGCGGCGGCTCCGTGACGCGGCGGCTGctgcggggagcggcgcggggcctgagcggcggcggcggcggcggggccgctgCGGAGGAGCCGGAGGGGGCCGT GGTGAACGTCGTCTTCGTGGATCGAACGGGGCGTCACGTCCCGGTGCGGGGCCGCGTCGGGGACAACGTGCTGCACCTGGCGCAGCGGCACGGGCTGGAGCTGGAGG GCGCCTGCGAGGCCTCCCTGGCCTGTTCCACCTGCCACGTCTACGTCAGCACCCCCCACCTCGACCGGCTCCCGGCCCCTGACGAGCG ggaagAGGACCTGCTGGACCAGGCCCCGCAGCTGCAGGAGAACTCCCGCCTGGGCTGCCAGATCGTGCTGGGGCCGGAGCTGGAGGGGGCCCACTTCACCCTCCCCAGGGTCACCCGCAACTTCTACGTGGACGGACACGTCCCCAAACCCCACtga
- the RAVER1 gene encoding ribonucleoprotein PTB-binding 1 isoform X2, translated as MAAAAALSLAGAVTAPSPELPGPGLGLGLGRAPEEELPVLDPAEVRNRLERSARQFRNRRKVLIRGLPADVSNQEVHDLLSDYELKYCFVDKYKGTAFVTLLNGEQAESAIKKFHLSKLRDKEISVQLQPTDALLCIANLPQLYTQQQFEELVRPFGNLERCFLVYSEKTGHSKGYGFVEYMKKDSAARAKSDLLGKQLGTRTLYVHWTDVNQLTLDLLHSKCLCVDKLPHNYADLEELRQVFSAACAPTFCQLAYGQDGQLKGFAVLEYESAEVAEMVQQATDGLPLAGNHVRVSFCAPGPPGRSMLAALIAAQATALNRGKGLLPEPNILQILNSLGNPASLQLLLNPLLHGAVGGKQGILGAAPSVPLVTNPALSTALLQLALQNQTQAQQKPGILGDSPLSSLSHGTLGLANAPAQPPSQLLGELSSGGSLPGDMAQGHVKSPILPSGNVPLASFLGPVGVDRESSVLGTQVPQLTPPAVTPPALQGLTTSILGSVISGLQKPKQNENGPPTSGVSLLGEPPKDFKIPLNPYLNLHSLLPANSLGGAANKAFNLKAGVLGSVSNPRLSQPSLPDPLLPSPGLAGDGYAFDYQPDLGSRIYPQTRDPAGSILGGFGHSRHKLSSSPGFERGALGPPLPPFYSGSPSSYFTSGLQAGLKQSHLNKAVGMPPSGSADAVLPLGPPSHSHSSHSKTPVGGQKRAFSHLLPSPEPSPEGCYVGQHSQGLGGHYADSYLKRKRIF; from the exons atggcggcggcagcggcgctTTCACTGGCGGGCGCCGTAACGGCGCCGAGCCCGGAGCTACCGGGCCCgggcctgggcctgggcctgggccGGGCCCCTGAGGAGGAGCTACCGGTGCTGGACCCGGCCGAGGTGCGGAACCGCCTGGAGCGGAGCGCCCGGCAGTTCCGGAACCGCCGCAAAGTGTTGATCCGCGGGCTACCGGCCGACGTGAGCAACCAG GAAGTCCACGATCTGCTGAGCGACTACGAgctgaaatactgctttgtgGACAAATACAAAGGGACTG CGTTTGTCACCTTGCTCAACGGGGAACAGGCGGAATCGGCCATCAAAAAATTCCACCTGAGCAAACTCCGGGACAAGGAGATCTCggtgcagctgcagcccacGGACGCCCTGCTGTGTATCGCCAACCTCCCTCAGCTCTACACCCAGCAACAATTCGAGGAGCTGGTCCGACCTTTTGGCAACCTGGAACGTTGTTTCCTGGTCTACAGCGAGAAAACGGGACACTCCAAAGGTTACGGATTTGTGGAGTATATGAAAAAGGATTCGGCGGCTAGAGCCAAGTCGGATctgctggggaagcagctggGCACGCGGACTCTTTACGTCCACTGGACGGACGTCAACCAGTTGACGTTAGACCTTCTCCATTCCAAGTGCTTGTGCGTCGACAAGCTGCCTCACAACTACGCCGACCTCGAGGAGCTGCGGCAGGTCTTCTCCGCCGCCTGCGCCCCCACTTTTTGCCAG CTGGCCTACGGCCAGGACGGGCAGCTGAAAGGCTTCGCGGTCCTGGAGTACGAGTCGGCGGAGGTGGCGGAGATGGTTCAGCAGGCCACGGATGGTTTGCCGCTCGCCGGGAATCACGTCCGAGTCTCCTTCTGCGCTCCCGGCCCTCCCGGCCGCAGCATGTTGGCTGCCTTGATAGCCGCGCAGGCCACG GCGCTGAATCGTGGGAAAGGGCTCCTCCCCGAGCCGAATATCCTCCAGATTCTCAACAGCCTGGGAAATCCCGcttccctccagctgctgctcaaCCCCCTGCTCCACGGGGCCGTCGGAGGAAAACAGG GAATCCTCGGCGCCGCTCCCTCCGTGCCGCTGGTCACCAACCCGGCCCTCTCCACGGCTCTCCTCCAACTCGCGCTGCAGAACCAAACCCAAGCGCAACAG AAACCGGGGATCCTGGGCGACTCGCCGCTGAGCTCCCTGTCCCACGGCACCCTGGGTTTGGCCAACGCGCCGGCGCagccccccagccagctcctgggAGAGCTCTCCTCAG GTGGCTCCTTGCCCGGTGACATGGCGCAGGGACACGTCAAATCACCGATTTTGCCTTCTGGAAACGTACCCCTGGCTTCTTTCCTGGGACCGGTGGGGGTAGATCGGGAAAGTTCAGTGCTGGGGACGCAGGTGCCTCAACTCACCCCTCCCGCCGTCACCCCCCCGGCTCTTCAGGGTCTCACCACTTCCATTTTGGGATCCGTCATCAGCGGTctccaaaaaccaaaacagaacgAAAACGGACCTCCCACCTCCGGG GTCTCGCTCCTGGGGGAGCCCCCCAAAGACTTCAAAATTCCTCTCAACCCCTACTTGAACCTGCACAGCCTCCTGCCGGCGAACAGCCTGGGAG GTGCCGCTAATAAAGCGTTTAATCTGAAAGCCGGTGTTCTGGGGAGCGTCTCCAACCCTCGGCTCTCCCAACCCTCCCTGCCCGATCCGCTTCTCCCCTCGCCCGGGCTGGCCGGGGACGGCTACGCCTTCGATTACCAACCG GATTTGGGCTCCCGGATTTACCCCCAGACGAGAGACCCTGCTGGATCCATCCTGGGGGGCTTTGGGCACAGCAGACACAAG CTCTCCTCATCCCCGGGGTTCGAGCGAGGGGCTTTGGGGCCGCCCCTGCCCCCCTTTTACTCAGGATCCCCCAGTTCCTATTTCACCAGTGGCCTTCAAGCTGGGCTCAAACAGAGTCACCTCAACAAg GCCGTCGGGATGCCACCGTCGGGCTCCGCAGACGCCGTCCTCCCCTTGGGACCCCCCAGCCACTCGCACAGCTCCCACTCAAAG acCCCCGTGGGTGGCCAGAAAAGAGCTTtctcccacctcctgccctccccggAGCCCAGCCCCGAGGGGTGCTACGTGGGGCAGCACTCCCAGGGCCTGGGGGGGCATTACGCCGACTCCTACCTGAAGCGGAAGAGGATATTTtag
- the RAVER1 gene encoding ribonucleoprotein PTB-binding 1 isoform X1, with translation MAAAAALSLAGAVTAPSPELPGPGLGLGLGRAPEEELPVLDPAEVRNRLERSARQFRNRRKVLIRGLPADVSNQEVHDLLSDYELKYCFVDKYKGTAFVTLLNGEQAESAIKKFHLSKLRDKEISVQLQPTDALLCIANLPQLYTQQQFEELVRPFGNLERCFLVYSEKTGHSKGYGFVEYMKKDSAARAKSDLLGKQLGTRTLYVHWTDVNQLTLDLLHSKCLCVDKLPHNYADLEELRQVFSAACAPTFCQLAYGQDGQLKGFAVLEYESAEVAEMVQQATDGLPLAGNHVRVSFCAPGPPGRSMLAALIAAQATALNRGKGLLPEPNILQILNSLGNPASLQLLLNPLLHGAVGGKQGILGAAPSVPLVTNPALSTALLQLALQNQTQAQQNQVWTQLLQNKENQTLFHKPGILGDSPLSSLSHGTLGLANAPAQPPSQLLGELSSGGSLPGDMAQGHVKSPILPSGNVPLASFLGPVGVDRESSVLGTQVPQLTPPAVTPPALQGLTTSILGSVISGLQKPKQNENGPPTSGVSLLGEPPKDFKIPLNPYLNLHSLLPANSLGGAANKAFNLKAGVLGSVSNPRLSQPSLPDPLLPSPGLAGDGYAFDYQPDLGSRIYPQTRDPAGSILGGFGHSRHKLSSSPGFERGALGPPLPPFYSGSPSSYFTSGLQAGLKQSHLNKAVGMPPSGSADAVLPLGPPSHSHSSHSKTPVGGQKRAFSHLLPSPEPSPEGCYVGQHSQGLGGHYADSYLKRKRIF, from the exons atggcggcggcagcggcgctTTCACTGGCGGGCGCCGTAACGGCGCCGAGCCCGGAGCTACCGGGCCCgggcctgggcctgggcctgggccGGGCCCCTGAGGAGGAGCTACCGGTGCTGGACCCGGCCGAGGTGCGGAACCGCCTGGAGCGGAGCGCCCGGCAGTTCCGGAACCGCCGCAAAGTGTTGATCCGCGGGCTACCGGCCGACGTGAGCAACCAG GAAGTCCACGATCTGCTGAGCGACTACGAgctgaaatactgctttgtgGACAAATACAAAGGGACTG CGTTTGTCACCTTGCTCAACGGGGAACAGGCGGAATCGGCCATCAAAAAATTCCACCTGAGCAAACTCCGGGACAAGGAGATCTCggtgcagctgcagcccacGGACGCCCTGCTGTGTATCGCCAACCTCCCTCAGCTCTACACCCAGCAACAATTCGAGGAGCTGGTCCGACCTTTTGGCAACCTGGAACGTTGTTTCCTGGTCTACAGCGAGAAAACGGGACACTCCAAAGGTTACGGATTTGTGGAGTATATGAAAAAGGATTCGGCGGCTAGAGCCAAGTCGGATctgctggggaagcagctggGCACGCGGACTCTTTACGTCCACTGGACGGACGTCAACCAGTTGACGTTAGACCTTCTCCATTCCAAGTGCTTGTGCGTCGACAAGCTGCCTCACAACTACGCCGACCTCGAGGAGCTGCGGCAGGTCTTCTCCGCCGCCTGCGCCCCCACTTTTTGCCAG CTGGCCTACGGCCAGGACGGGCAGCTGAAAGGCTTCGCGGTCCTGGAGTACGAGTCGGCGGAGGTGGCGGAGATGGTTCAGCAGGCCACGGATGGTTTGCCGCTCGCCGGGAATCACGTCCGAGTCTCCTTCTGCGCTCCCGGCCCTCCCGGCCGCAGCATGTTGGCTGCCTTGATAGCCGCGCAGGCCACG GCGCTGAATCGTGGGAAAGGGCTCCTCCCCGAGCCGAATATCCTCCAGATTCTCAACAGCCTGGGAAATCCCGcttccctccagctgctgctcaaCCCCCTGCTCCACGGGGCCGTCGGAGGAAAACAGG GAATCCTCGGCGCCGCTCCCTCCGTGCCGCTGGTCACCAACCCGGCCCTCTCCACGGCTCTCCTCCAACTCGCGCTGCAGAACCAAACCCAAGCGCAACAG AACCAGGTCTGgacccagctgctgcagaacaaggAGAACCAAACCCTCTTCCAT AAACCGGGGATCCTGGGCGACTCGCCGCTGAGCTCCCTGTCCCACGGCACCCTGGGTTTGGCCAACGCGCCGGCGCagccccccagccagctcctgggAGAGCTCTCCTCAG GTGGCTCCTTGCCCGGTGACATGGCGCAGGGACACGTCAAATCACCGATTTTGCCTTCTGGAAACGTACCCCTGGCTTCTTTCCTGGGACCGGTGGGGGTAGATCGGGAAAGTTCAGTGCTGGGGACGCAGGTGCCTCAACTCACCCCTCCCGCCGTCACCCCCCCGGCTCTTCAGGGTCTCACCACTTCCATTTTGGGATCCGTCATCAGCGGTctccaaaaaccaaaacagaacgAAAACGGACCTCCCACCTCCGGG GTCTCGCTCCTGGGGGAGCCCCCCAAAGACTTCAAAATTCCTCTCAACCCCTACTTGAACCTGCACAGCCTCCTGCCGGCGAACAGCCTGGGAG GTGCCGCTAATAAAGCGTTTAATCTGAAAGCCGGTGTTCTGGGGAGCGTCTCCAACCCTCGGCTCTCCCAACCCTCCCTGCCCGATCCGCTTCTCCCCTCGCCCGGGCTGGCCGGGGACGGCTACGCCTTCGATTACCAACCG GATTTGGGCTCCCGGATTTACCCCCAGACGAGAGACCCTGCTGGATCCATCCTGGGGGGCTTTGGGCACAGCAGACACAAG CTCTCCTCATCCCCGGGGTTCGAGCGAGGGGCTTTGGGGCCGCCCCTGCCCCCCTTTTACTCAGGATCCCCCAGTTCCTATTTCACCAGTGGCCTTCAAGCTGGGCTCAAACAGAGTCACCTCAACAAg GCCGTCGGGATGCCACCGTCGGGCTCCGCAGACGCCGTCCTCCCCTTGGGACCCCCCAGCCACTCGCACAGCTCCCACTCAAAG acCCCCGTGGGTGGCCAGAAAAGAGCTTtctcccacctcctgccctccccggAGCCCAGCCCCGAGGGGTGCTACGTGGGGCAGCACTCCCAGGGCCTGGGGGGGCATTACGCCGACTCCTACCTGAAGCGGAAGAGGATATTTtag
- the TYK2 gene encoding non-receptor tyrosine-protein kinase TYK2: MSLCQCAVKHSESDAEGCCFSASGGLKVCLHWSGEEERERCQTYTQGTLSAEEICIDLARRIGITPLCYSLFALYDTQNRVWLPPNHLFKISKDTNLNLLFRMRYYFRNWHGMNDKEPAVYRNVPRQNDSPDEKPQGGALLDKSSFEYLFEQGKFEFINDVASLKDLQTEQEIQRFKNESLGMAVLHLSHIAIKKGISLEEVARKYSFKDCIPRSFYRQIQQNNYLTKFRMKNVFKKFVQRFQRHTVSTGKLTVQDIMYKYLATLEHLAPRFGSELFPVLSLETSSEGEKVQLYVNGGHSQPEHGHALLPKDRPVTHEVLVTGTNGIQWRPVPIENTENFSHRGYFGRKSRNKELEAKGPTQPAERSEPKWAHFCDFREITHIVVKDCRVSINRQDNKCLEVVLPSSESALSLVSLVDGYFRLTADSSHYLCHEVAPPRVVMSILNGIHGPMQEEFVFAKLRREEQEEGLYIIRWSVLDFNRMILSVVKRGHQQAPGMQGALKYRQFRIQKKGNSFVLEGWDREFSTLRELLDVLKGCTLKSGDESFTVKRCCPPKPGEISDLLIMRKVKDSAKQILNLTQLSFHQIRKNEITQRAHLGQGTRTNIYDGVLNVCGTAGTDDEAEYFSTEQNNNSREMHVVLKVLDPSHRDIALAFFETASLMSQVSHVHLAFVHGVCVRGSENIMVEEFVEHGPLDVLLRKEKGRVTVGWKITVAKQLASALSYLEDKNLVHGNVCAKNILLARKGLEDGSVPFVKLSDPGVSFTVLSREERVDRIPWIAPECVRDVGNLSTAADKWSFGTTLLEICFDADVPLKERTPSEKERFYEKRHRLPEPSCKELATLICQCLNYTPVERPSFRTILRDLTQLQPHNLVDITSVNPDFPVSDPTVFQKRYLKKIRELGEGHFGKVSLYCYDPTNDGTGEMVAVKSLKSGCSQQLLTSWKREIEILKTLYHENIVKYKGCCSEQGEKIVQLIMEYVPLGSLRDYLPKHNVGLAHILLFAQQICEGMAYLHSLHYIHRDLAARNVLLENENVVKIGDFGLAKAIPEGHEYYRVCEDGDSPVFWYAVECLKECKFYYASDVWSFGVTLYELLTRCDSGQSPPVKFIEMIGATQGQMTVLRLIELLDRGRRLPSPKDCPCEIYRLMKNCWEAEASFRPAFHNLVPILKNFHEKYRAQAPSVFSLC; the protein is encoded by the exons ATGTCTCTGTGCCAATGCGCGGTGAAGCACAGCGAGTCGGACGCCGAAGGCTGCTGTTTCTCAGCGAGCGGCGGCTTGAAGGTTTGCCTGCACTGGAGCGGCGAGGAGGAGCGGGAGCGGTGCCAGACCTACACCCAGGGCACGCTCAGCGCCGAGGAGATCTGCATCGACCTGGCGCGGAGGATCG GCATCACGCCGCTGTGCTACAGCCTCTTCGCCCTCTATGACACCCAGAACCGAGTCTGGCTCCCGCCCAACCACCTCTTCAAAATCAGCAAAGACACCAACCTCAACCTGCTTTTCCGGATGAG gtACTACTTTCGGAATTGGCACGGGATGAACGACAAGGAACCAGCAGTTTATCGCAACGTGCCCCGACAGAACGATTCCCCCGACGAGAAGCCGCAAGGTGGAGCCTTGCTCGACAAATCATCCTTCGAGTATCTGTTTGAGCAG gGAAAATTTGAATTTATCAATGACGTCGCATCATTGAAAGACCTCCAGACCGAACAGGAGATCCAGAGGTTCAAGAACGAAAGCTTGGGCATGGCTGTGCTTCACCTCTCTCACATCGCCATCAAAAAAGGCATCTCCCTCGAGGAAGTTGCCAGAAAATACAG CTTCAAGGACTGTATCCCGCGTTCCTTCTACCGTCAGATCCAGCAGAACAACTACCTGACCAAATTCCGGATGAAAAACGTCTTCAAGAAGTTCGTGCAGCGTTTCCAACGGCACACAGTCAGCACCGGCAAGCTGACGGTCCAGGACATCATGTACAAATACCTGGCTACCTTGGAGCACCTCGCGCCTCGCTTCGGAAGCGAGCTTTTCCCCGTGCTCTCCTTGGAGACCTCCTCCGAGGGCGAAAAGGTGCAGCTGTACGTCAACGGGGGACATTCGCAGCCGGAGCACGGGCACGCGCTGCTCCCCAAGGACCGACCCGTCACTCACGAAGTCCTGGTCACCGGCACGAATGGGATCCAGTGGCGGCCCGTGCCCATAGAG AACACGGAAAACTTCTCCCACCGTGGATATTTTgggagaaagagcagaaacaaagaGCTGGAGGCCAAGGGGCCGACTCAGCCGGCGGAGCGGAGCGAGCCGAAATGGGCCCATTTCTGCGATTTCCGAGAGATCACGCACATTGTCGTCAAGGACTGTCGGGTCAGCATCAACCGGCAGGACAACAAGTGCCTG GAGGTGGTTCTCCCATCCTCCGAGAGCGCGCTCTCCTTGGTCTCGCTGGTGGATGGCTATTTCCGACTCACGGCTGATTCCAGCCACTACCTTTGTCACGAAGTGGCGCCTCCACGAGTCGTGATGAGCATCTTGAACGGCATCCACGGACCCATGCA GGAGGAGTTTGTTTTTGCCAAGCTCCGGCGGGAGGAACAGGAGGAAGGACTCTACATCATCCGCTGGAGCGTCCTTGACTTCAACAGGATGATTCTCTCCGTGGTGAAAAGGGGCCATCAGCAG GCTCCTGGGATGCAGGGAGCCCTCAAGTACAGGCAGTTCCGGAtccagaaaaaaggaaactccTTTGTGCTGGAAGGGTGGGACCGAGAGTTTTCCACTTTGCGGGAGCTCTTGGACGTACTCAAGGGCTGCACGCTCAAATCTGGTGATGAAAGCTTCACGGTGAAGAGATGCTGTCCGCCCAAACCAGGAG AGATCTCGGACCTGCTGATCATGCGGAAGGTGAAGGATAGCGCCAAGCAGATCCTTAACCTGACCCAGCTCAGCTTCCACCAGATCCGCAAGAACGAGATCACTCAG CGAGCCCACCTGGGACAGGGCACCCGCACGAACATCTACGACGGGGTGCTGAACGTCTGCGGGACCGCCGGGACCGACGACGAAGCCGAGTATTTTTCCACCGAACAGAATAACAACAGCCGGGAGATGCACGTGGTCCTGAAAGTCCTGGATCCCAGCCACAGAGACATCGCCCTG GCGTTTTTCGAGACAGCCAGCCTGATGAGCCAAGTGTCGCACGTGCACTTGGCTTTCGTGCACGGAGTCTGCGTGCGAGGCTCTGAGA ATATCATGGTGGAGGAGTTTGTGGAACACGGACCTCTGGATGTGCTGCTGCGGAAAGAGAAAGGCCGGGTCACCGTGGGCTGGAAAATCACCGTGGCCAAGCAGTTGGCCAGTGCCTTGAGCTACCTG GAGGATAAAAACCTGGTGCACGGCAATGTGTGCGCGAAAAACATCCTGCTGGCCAGGAAGGGGCTGGAAGATGGATCTGTGCCTTTCGTGAAGCTCAGCGACCCCGGAGTCAGCTTTACGGTGCTTTCTCGAGAAG AGCGCGTGGACCGAATCCCCTGGATCGCTCCGGAATGCGTCCGGGATGTGGGAAACCTCAGCACGGCGGCCGACAAATGGAGCTTTGGCACCACCTTGCTGGAAATCTGCTTCGACGCCGATGTCCCGCTGAAGGAGCGCACTCCTTCGGAG aAAGAACGTTTTTATGAGAAGAGGCATCGTCTGCCTGAGCCATCCTGCAAGGAGCTGGCCACCCTCATCTGTCAGTGCCTGAATTACACCCCGGTCGAGCGTCCGTCCTTCCGGACAATCCTGCGGGATCTCACCCAGCTCCAGCCGCACA ACTTGGTCGACATCACCTCGGTGAACCCTGACTTCCCGGTGTCGGACCCCACCGTCTTTCAGAAGCGTTACCTGAAAAAGATTCGGGAGCTGGGGGAG GGTCACTTCGGCAAAGTGAGCCTTTATTGCTACGACCCCACGAACGACGGGACGGGGGAAATGGTGGCTGTGAAATCCCTCAAATCCGGCTGCAGCCAACAACTGCTGACCAGTTGGAAGAGGGAGATCGAGATCCTCAAGACTCTTTATCACGAAAACATCGTCAAGTACAAGGGTTGCTGCAGCGAGCAGG gaGAGAAGATCGTGCAGCTGATCATGGAGTACGTTCCTCTGGGCAGCCTGCGGGACTACCTGCCCAAGCACAACGTCGGCCTGGCCCACATCCTGCTCTTTGCCCAGCAGATCTGTGAG GGCATGGCCTACCTGCACTCCCTCCACTACATCCACAGGGACCTCGCCGCCCGCAACGTGCTGCTGGAGAATGAAAACGTGGTGAAAATCGGGGATTTCGGTTTAGCCAAAGCCATCCCCGAGGGTCACGAGTATTACCGCGTCTGCGAGGACGGGGACAGCCCCGTCTTTTG GTACGCCGTGGAGTGCCTCAAGGAGTGTAAGTTTTACTACGCGTCCGACGTCTGGTCCTTCGGGGTGACGCTCTACGAGCTCCTGACACGCTGCGACTCCGGCCAGAGCCCTCCCGTG AAATTCATCGAGATGATCGGGGCGACGCAGGGGCAGATGACGGTGCTGCGGCTGATCGAGCTGCTGGACAGGGGCAGGAGGCTGCCGAGTCCCAAGGACTGTCCTTGCGAG atCTACCGGCTGATGAAGAACTGCTGGGAAGCGGAGGCTTCCTTCCGCCCGGCTTTCCACAACCTCGTCCCCATCCTCAAGAACTTCCACGAGAAATACAGAGCTCAGGCTCCCTCCGTCTTCAGCCTCTGCTGA